From Dasypus novemcinctus isolate mDasNov1 chromosome 8, mDasNov1.1.hap2, whole genome shotgun sequence, the proteins below share one genomic window:
- the LOC101439153 gene encoding olfactory receptor 13D1, protein MDMGNYSAVTEFFLVGLSQYPELQLSLFVLCLIMYLIILLGNSLLIIISILDSHLHTPMYFFLGNLSFLDICYTSSSIPQMLIIFKSEKKSISFIACALQMVVSLGLGSTECVLLAMMAYDRYVAICNPLRYSIIMSRVLCVHMAAWSWIIGCLTSLIQTVLAMVLPFCGNNVIDHITCEILALLKLVCSDITINVLIMIVTNIALLVIPVLLIFISYIFILFSILRINSAEGRKKAFSTCSAHLAVVILFYGSAIFMYMKPKSKDTKTSDELIGLSYGVITPMLNPLIYSLRNKEVKEATKKVLSKHLKVWKRQKT, encoded by the coding sequence ATGGATATGGGGAATTACTCTGCTGTGACTGAATTCTTTCTGGTGGGACTTTCCCAATACCCTGAACTCCAGCTTTCTCTGTTTGTGCTCTGCCTTATCATGTATCTGATAATCCTCCTGGGAAACAGCCTCCTCATTATCATCAGCATTCTGGATTCCCAtcttcacacccccatgtacttcttccttggGAACCTCTCATTCTTGGACATCTGCTATACATCATCATCTATTCCTCAAATGCTCATCATATTTAAgtctgaaaaaaaatccatctcctTCATTGCCTGTGCTCTGCAAATGGTTGTCTCCCTTGGGTTGGGCTCCACTGAGTGTGTCCTCCTGGCAAtgatggcctatgaccggtaCGTGGCCATCTGCAACCCACTGAGGTACTCCATCATCATGAGCAGGGTGCTATGTGTGCACATGGCCGCGTGGTCCTGGATCATAGGCTGTCTGACCTCCTTAATACAAACAGTTCTAGCAATGGTCTTGCCGTTTTGTGGAAATAATGTCATTGATCACATTACCTGTGAGATTCTGGCTCTTCTTAAACTCGTCTGCTCAGATATCACCATCAATGTGCTTATCATGATAGTGACAAATATTGCTTTATTGGTAATTCCAGTACTGCTAATTttcatctcttatatttttatcctcttttctATCTTGAGAATTAATTCTGCTGAGGGGAGGAAAAAAGCCTTTTCTACCTGTTCAGCCCACCTGGCTGTGGTAATTTTATTCTATGGCTCAGCCATTTTCATGTACATGAAGCCTAAGTCAAAGGACACAAAGACATCTGATGAGCTCATCGGTCTGTCTTATGGAGTGATAACCCCAATGTTGAACCCCCTCATCTATAGCCTAAGGAATAAAGAGGTAAaagaggccacaaagaaagtcctCAGCAAACACCTGAAAGTATGGAAACGACAAAAGACTTAA